From the genome of Bombus huntii isolate Logan2020A chromosome 14, iyBomHunt1.1, whole genome shotgun sequence, one region includes:
- the LOC126873224 gene encoding uncharacterized protein LOC126873224 isoform X3, translating to MNDYLSSSISQLTTDVTTLKAKLKEMEQLKNSMDESCKEAVQEYHFIVVKQLTDLKQQLDESRLRNEALDHTVAVIAKKLEQISHG from the exons ATGAATGATTACTTATCTTCAAGTATTAGTCAATTAACTACTGATGTCACTACTTTAAAAGCTAA GCTGAAAGAGATGGAacaattgaaaaattctatGGATGAAAGCTGCAAAGAGGCTGTTCAAGAATATCATTTCATAGTAGTGAAACAACTTACTGATTTAAAACAACAGTTGGACGAGTCTCGATTGAGAAACGAGGCTCTGGACCATACTGTAGCTGTAATAGCTAAAAAGTTGGAACAAATCAGCCATG GATGA
- the LOC126873224 gene encoding uncharacterized protein LOC126873224 isoform X1: MNDYLSSSISQLTTDVTTLKAKLKEMEQLKNSMDESCKEAVQEYHFIVVKQLTDLKQQLDESRLRNEALDHTVAVIAKKLEQISHGKVRSRTFICKMRTVRYILKDEQSKAVEQQWLDKIKMICERFDSFTKEKNKELQLKQDLLEKRDIESSKKDAGRKEEIELLTNKIQNLEMKLEMKFRDVFLCKS, translated from the exons ATGAATGATTACTTATCTTCAAGTATTAGTCAATTAACTACTGATGTCACTACTTTAAAAGCTAA GCTGAAAGAGATGGAacaattgaaaaattctatGGATGAAAGCTGCAAAGAGGCTGTTCAAGAATATCATTTCATAGTAGTGAAACAACTTACTGATTTAAAACAACAGTTGGACGAGTCTCGATTGAGAAACGAGGCTCTGGACCATACTGTAGCTGTAATAGCTAAAAAGTTGGAACAAATCAGCCATGGTAAGGTAAGAAGTAGAACCTTTATTTGTAAAATGAGAACTGTAAGATATATTTTGAAGGATGAGCAAAGTAAAGCAGTGGAACAACAATGGttagataaaataaagatGATATGTGAACGATTTGATTCATTtacaaaagagaagaataaaGAATTACAACTAAAACAGGATTTACTTGAAAAAAGAGATATAGAATCATCAAAAAAGGATgcaggaaggaaggaagaaattgaattactgactaataaaatacaaaatttagaaatGAAATTAGAAATGAAGTTTAGAGATGTATTTCTTTGTAAATCATAG
- the LOC126873226 gene encoding uncharacterized protein LOC126873226, translating to MIVEQCTMMKGELNKMRIEMDHETQKQNQNLMSEVSTLKKAVVKLEKSKERLEYDYEKKLSHIIKNKDMEIKALHLQLQKQKNELYTSLSIKKQNEVDNIVSILEERYKTLLAETEAMSESKIQEYLMVLSAVNFI from the exons ATGATAGTTGAACAATGTACAATGATGAAAggagaattaaataaaatgagaATCGAAATGGATCATGAAACTCAGAAacaaaatcaaaatttaatgTCTGAAGTTTCTACTTTGAAAAAGGCTGTTGTAAAACTAGAAAAATCAAAGGAGAGACTCGAGTACGATTATGAAAAGAAACTGTCGCATATCATCAAG AACAAAGATATGGAAATAAAAGCCTTGCATTTACAACtgcaaaaacaaaaaaatgaaTTGTACACATCTCTGAGTATAAAGAAGCAAAATGAAGTGGATAATATAGTTTCTATATTAGAGGAGCGATATAAAACGCTTTTGGCAGAAACAGAAGCAATGTCAGAATCTAAAATTCAGGAGTATCTTATGGTACTGAGCGccgtaaattttatttaa
- the LOC126873224 gene encoding uncharacterized protein LOC126873224 isoform X2 — translation MNDYLSSSISQLTTDVTTLKAKLKEMEQLKNSMDESCKEAVQEYHFIVVKQLTDLKQQLDESRLRNEALDHTVAVIAKKLEQISHGKDEQSKAVEQQWLDKIKMICERFDSFTKEKNKELQLKQDLLEKRDIESSKKDAGRKEEIELLTNKIQNLEMKLEMKFRDVFLCKS, via the exons ATGAATGATTACTTATCTTCAAGTATTAGTCAATTAACTACTGATGTCACTACTTTAAAAGCTAA GCTGAAAGAGATGGAacaattgaaaaattctatGGATGAAAGCTGCAAAGAGGCTGTTCAAGAATATCATTTCATAGTAGTGAAACAACTTACTGATTTAAAACAACAGTTGGACGAGTCTCGATTGAGAAACGAGGCTCTGGACCATACTGTAGCTGTAATAGCTAAAAAGTTGGAACAAATCAGCCATGGTAAG GATGAGCAAAGTAAAGCAGTGGAACAACAATGGttagataaaataaagatGATATGTGAACGATTTGATTCATTtacaaaagagaagaataaaGAATTACAACTAAAACAGGATTTACTTGAAAAAAGAGATATAGAATCATCAAAAAAGGATgcaggaaggaaggaagaaattgaattactgactaataaaatacaaaatttagaaatGAAATTAGAAATGAAGTTTAGAGATGTATTTCTTTGTAAATCATAG
- the LOC126873219 gene encoding hexosaminidase D-like, which produces MYIETIRALDGCNGGKMDALTFGSHRLVHLDLKGAPPRVCYFEKLFPLLRTWGATGLLLEWEDTFPYNRELSHIGSNGLSSLISGYTVQEARHILQIAGDCGLAVVPLVQTFGHMEFVLKHDEWRSLREVEHFPSSICPSNPRTLSLVKTLIRQIVSFHPDIQYLHIGADEVWHLGLCSVCIKRAASSKYGKPSLYLEHILAIAQYVQETYPYLKIIIWDDMLRTIDLQVLNDHYIGKYVEPMIWHYNPRDNFALPHELWDKYTAVFPHIWAATAFKGATGSSQHVPIIRHHISNHEKWLEELGIHVNKVHEFRGTVFTGWSRYDHYATLCELLPTAIPSLALCLKVWLHGYSEQIHNQVAKNLGYIDHPLHITPQPRPAPIPNNLLFPGWQVAVGIEWFLNFRTKFHNIISSEQISTWMNPWQVANNYTNPMQLENLVPAFTELLLELSSLEGYLRFQMESIFFPSMIDEWIGTNIQPIKGKIIELKQTTENQIKINSRV; this is translated from the exons ATGTATATCGAAACAATAAGAGCATTGGATGGatg TAATGGAGGAAAGATGGACGCCTTGACGTTCGGCTCTCACAG GCTAGTTCACTTAGATCTCAAGGGTGCTCCGCCGCGAGTCTGTTATTTCGAAAAG TTGTTCCCATTATTAAGGACATGGGGTGCCACTGGACTTTTATTGGAATGGGAAGacacatttccatacaatcgAGAGCTTTCTCATATAGGAAGCAATGGATTAAGCAGTTTAATCAGTGGATATACGGTTCAGGAGGCCAGACATATCCTACAAATTGCAGGAGACTGTGGTTTAGCAGTTGTTCCATTAGTACAAACATTTGGTCATATGGAG TTTGTTTTGAAACATGATGAATGGAGGTCCTTGAGAGAAGTGGAGCACTTTCCAAGCTCAATTTGTCCATCTAATCCAAGAACATTGTCTTTGGTAAAGACTTTGATTCGTCAAATAGTTAGTTTTCATCCAGACATACAGTATTTGCACATAGGTGCAGATGAAGTTTGGCATTTAGGTCTTTGCTCAGTTTGTATAAAACGTGCTGCATCTAGCAAATATGGAAAACCATCTCTGTACCTGGAACATATTTTGGCTATTGCACAATATGTACAAGAAACATATCCCTACTTAAAGATTATCATATGGGATGATATGTTAAGAACGATAGATTTACAGGTTTTGAACG ATCATTACATCGGGAAGTATGTGGAACCTATGATCTGGCACTATAATCCCAGAGATAATTTTGCTCTACCTCATG aaCTGTGGGATAAGTATACTGCAGTTTTTCCCCATATTTGGGCGGCTACTGCATTTAAAGGTGCTACTGGATCTTCCCAACATGTACCAATTATAAGACACCATATAAGCAATCATGAGAAGTGGTTAGAAGAATTAGGTATACATGTGAATAAAGTTCATGAATTTCGAGGAACGGTATTCACTGGGTGGTCAag GTATGATCATTATGCAACATTATGTGAACTATTGCCTACTGCAATACCATCATTAGCATTATGCTTGAAAGTCTGGCTCCATGGTTATTCTGAACAAATTCACAATCAAGTGGCTAAGAATTTAGGATATATAGATCATCCTTTGCATATAACACCACAACCAAGACCTGCTCCAATACCTAACAATTTGCTTTTCCCTGGATGGCAAGTTGCAGTAGGAATAGAATggtttttaaattttcgaactaaatttcataatattatttccagTGAGCA aATATCCACATGGATGAATCCGTGGCAAGTCGCAAATAATTACACAAACCCTATGCAGTTAGAAAATCTAGTGCCCGCTTTTACAGA acTACTATTAGAATTATCTTCCTTAGAAGGATATTTAAGATTTCAGATGGAAAGCATTTTCTTTCCATCAATGATCGATGAATGGATAGGTACAAATATTCAGCCCATTAAAGGGAAGATTATAGAATTAAAACAAACCACGGAGAATCAAATCAAGATAAATAGTCGAGTTTAg
- the LOC126873218 gene encoding ubiquitin carboxyl-terminal hydrolase 22, translating to MSDHGCIHLNNFKAAKGIQPYKVIHSYFVTSTSTEARVRKAVSCLCHTCKTYKDRLHSCLHCIFFGCYVKGHIQEHAKTKKHFLAVDLCYGNILCFQCGDYVYDRELLAVAKAQWSESAKSLSFGEFYRSWEPTQIEAELLRKHPRRRRVVENSTIGLRGLINLGSTCFMNCIVQALIHTPLLRDYFLADRHHCPQPTRCLVCEVSHLFQEFYSGSKAPLTLHKLLHLIWTHARHLAGYEQQDAHEFFIATLDVLHRHCEAAPILVKDNPHHCNCIIDQIFTGGLQSDVVCQACNGVSTTIDPFWDISLDLGPAASASGSDSSGPPTSLLDCLERFTRAEHLGSSAKIKCSNCQTYQESTKQLTMKQLPIVASFHLKRFEHSSIQDKKICTFISFPEQLDMTPFMSHRRNGNNNSAMIDGLPKNGEDMAFSDNRYSLFAVINHEGSLETGHYTAFIRQQRDQWFKCDDHLITRARLKDVLTSEGYLLFYHKQILEYGRNTKV from the exons ATGAGCGACCATGGCTGCATACACTTGAATAATTTCAAAGCAGCCAAGGGTATCCAgccatacaaagtaatacacTCCTATTTTGTGACCAGCACGTCGACCGAGGCACGCGTAAGAAAG gCTGTTAGTTGTTTATGTCACACATGTAAGACATATAAAGATCGCCTACATTCTTGTCTTCATTGTATATTCTTTGGCTGCTATGTAAAAGGTCATATACAAGAACATGCAAAGACGAAAAAGCATTTTTTAG CTGTTGATCTTTGTTATGGAAATATCTTGTGCTTCCAATGTGGGGATTATGTATATGATAGGGAGCTATTAGCAGTTGCTAAAGCACAGTGGAGTGAATCTGCAAAGTCATTGAGCTTTGGAGAATTTTATAGATCATGGGAACCAACACAGATAGAGGCAGAATTATTGAGAAAACATCCACGCAGAAGGCGCGTGGTCGAAAATTCTACCATAG GTTTAAGAGGACTTATAAATCTTGGAAGTACATGTTTCATGAACTGCATAGTACAAGCTCTCATACACACACCACTGTTGAGAGATTACTTTCTTGCTGACCGGCATCACTGTCCACAGCCAACACGTTGCCTGGTCTGTGAAGTATCCCATCTTTTTCAGGAATTTTACTCGGGTAGCAAAGCACCGCTGACACTTCATAAGCTTCTCCATTTGATCTGGACACATGCTAGACATTTAGCAGGTTATGAACAGCAAGATGCCCATGAATTCTTTATAGCCACGCTCGATGTTCTACATAGGCATTGTGAAGCAGCACCCATCTTAGTAAAAGATAATCCACATCACTGTAACTGTATCATTGATCAAATCTTTACTGGTGGACTTCAGAGTGATGTGGTTTGTCAGGCGTGCAA tGGAGTGTCTACTACGATAGATCCATTCTGGGACATATCTTTGGATTTGGGTCCAGCAGCTAGCGCATCAGGTTCCGATAGTTCTGGTCCTCCTACCTCGTTATTAGATTGTTTGGAAAGGTTCACACGGGCCGAACACTTGGGATCTAGCGCAAAAATAAAGTGTAGCAATTGTCAGACGTATCAAGAGAGTACCAAGCAATTGACTATGAAGCAACTCCCTATCGTGGCCAGCTTTCATTTAAAAAGATTCGAGCACTCTAGTATACAGGACAAGAAGATCTGTACGTTCATCTCGTTTCCAGAACAATTAGATATGACTCCATTCATGTCGCATAGACGGAACGGCAACAATAACAGTGCAATGATAGATGGACTGCCAAAGAATGGGGAAGATATGGCGTTCAGCGACAATAGATATTCTCTATTCGCGGTAATAAATCATGAAGGATCTTTGGAGACTGGACATTACACTGCCTTCATACGGCAGCAGAGAGATCAATGGTTTAAATGTGATGATCATTTGATCACAAGAGCAAGGTTAAAAGACGTCTTGACTAGCGAAGG gtatcttcttttttatcataaacAAATTTTGGAGTATGGTCGAAACACCAAGGTGTAA
- the LOC126873221 gene encoding protein yellow-like: protein MKSSAFLLLLVTMTTCHEPFQVVFQWNTIDVIWPSEEKQNYATEHGDYIPANNFIAGIKFWKGKMYLTVPRWKSGVPVTLGVTSATVVNGNTAPKLEAFPNWDMQEVGDCNAFQLVQSMEIDPKGRMWVLDSGKMSPLSVEVKITCPPRLVILDLENNGEILRTYEFPPQVARHGTAHLNDIVLDHEDGGMAYITDSDREDPGIIVYSLSNNTSWKVRHDSMKAKPEAVRFMVSKNLINMPISVDGIALSPASVEDRQVYYSPLSSFHLYSIPTSVLKSNLSNVDEHVKELGKKISQTDGMMMSAKGALYFGLLADDAVAMWDTKQSFTTGQRVISRDHERMQWPDTFAFDENGNFYCVTNSLQNILTNRVNTSVPNYRVVRAKTAVKSYQYLEDGTAPEQPEIPTSVANRISLAVATVSTILLAFVVV, encoded by the coding sequence atgaagagCTCAGCATTCTTGCTGCTCCTTGTTACCATGACCACGTGTCATGAACCGTTCCAAGTGGTCTTCCAATGGAACACGATCGACGTGATATGGCCGTCagaagagaaacaaaactATGCGACTGAACACGGTGATTACATTCCAGCTAACAATTTCATAGCTGGTATCAAATTTTGGAAGGGTAAAATGTATCTGACGGTACCAAGGTGGAAAAGCGGGGTACCAGTGACGCTGGGAGTCACTTCTGCAACCGTGGTGAACGGCAATACCGCCCCTAAGCTGGAAGCTTTCCCTAACTGGGACATGCAGGAAGTTGGAGACTGCAACGCCTTCCAGTTGGTCCAAAGTATGGAGATCGATCCAAAAGGACGTATGTGGGTACTTGATTCTGGAAAGATGTCACCTCTCTCTGTAGAAGTGAAGATCACCTGCCCACCAAGGCTGGTGATCCTGGATCTCGAGAACAACGGTGAGATTTTACGAACCTACGAGTTCCCTCCACAAGTGGCCCGTCACGGTACAGCCCACCTAAATGACATTGTCTTGGATCACGAGGATGGTGGCATGGCGTATATCACAGACAGTGATCGCGAAGATCCAGGCATAATCGTCTACTCCCTCAGTAACAATACTTCGTGGAAGGTCAGGCATGATTCCATGAAAGCTAAACCCGAAGCAGTAAGATTCATGGTCTCTAAGAATCTCATTAATATGCCTATATCTGTCGATGGGATTGCTCTGTCTCCGGCAAGTGTTGAAGACAGACAAGTATACTATTCACCACTGTCTTCATTCCATTTGTACTCTATACCAACATCGGTGTTGAAGAGCAACCTAAGCAACGTAGATGAACACGTTAAGGAATTGGGAAAGAAAATTTCTCAAACCGATGGAATGATGATGTCAGCCAAGGGAGCGTTGTACTTTGGACTGCTGGCTGACGATGCTGTAGCTATGTGGGACACTAAACAGTCGTTCACTACTGGCCAAAGGGTGATCTCTAGAGATCATGAAAGGATGCAGTGGCCGGATACATTTGCGTTCGATGAGAATGGTAACTTTTACTGTGTCACTAATTCCTTGCAAAATATACTGACCAACCGAGTAAACACCAGCGTGCCGAACTATCGAGTAGTCAGAGCGAAAACTGCAGTCAAGAGTTATCAGTATTTGGAGGACGGAACCGCACCGGAGCAGCCGGAGATACCCACTTCAGTTGCAAACAGGATTAGTCTCGCAGTTGCTACCGTATCAACCATTCTGCTTGCTTTCGTCGTAGTGTAG
- the LOC126873214 gene encoding intraflagellar transport protein 140 homolog has protein sequence MSLYFDTRVQNPETASISTHAIWHTNYPLLAVAAYSQDKGGFVTIYDDQGEPTQDVESPRHSVAQVTGLGWHPEKRWLAAGWESGELRIWPGDTGSTEFNLVVTPHHDPIIILQWSQHGGRLVSADSAGSIVGWKIDSRGQLLMMFHHELKDSFTQIVFKTIPPKSMIDISGLAKAAVAGDERALDMFSSWRPRTAAPTTVVTQRENHAFYIGTTSGLIYFVDNQGQCTEILNTNGAALQFLLHHPTRDSLVVMTEGLNIAHFQTDPITGRLTELTKVRLSSRYDILRTGPAMCWAGANTLAILTGELGVRCWDLHTSDSYVLSPPDSSTGNMATPQEICTSIAFCKNNGTLAAGTNLGTIYLWRRKIETDCDENGWPNVPESCSIHGTVKQLTWGAFFLRSPLLAVNCITNVFILYQQPMCATYNDGVCASQLSPCQILIEFNEQNYTLKTDIQVQLVAVNKEYIAVSSGRLIVVYRIHDDSSLYTTAIANFSCDTEKLLIYDHTLIVLTPAVIQLRSMEGNVIQTLPTLSEEGEPITMDLTGQYLTVASLNGILKIWDLSKREAKLHTRAMATYEAISDFAEIIEARCNADCRCVSITVAMANLMPSSILYVWDIESDQIHEFDFAESNDIDEDDSALSVKCRGRLVTAHCWDAEDPRLLVCRAQKLETRDSKYSSKQDNEDDYDVSKATVVLVSMFATSDHGIVVQDIKPIKDENCRVLGVHSPHIIILNSEKTAEKTSKVTKMLMRDFEELGLCDPVTKKAVLDFSFHISVANMEEAFKSIKSIKNEGIWKSLARMCVKTKQLNMALLCLGHMKQARAARALREAMQDDNLNLEAKVGTLAVELGLYNDAERLFREAKRLDLLGKLFEARNKFKEAIELAKNENKICEKTSYYNYAKALEQEGKIVEAIEMYTKAECHRFEVPRMLLVRPRELLTYLNNSEEPEIKNWHAQYIESTGDMEGALKLYEQAKNTLAMTRLLCYFGREDEVSELVSRTNHAASAYHLAAHYESKNNVAQAIHFYTIAKAYTNAIRLCKEHDMFEELWPLAVLAPRQSQIDVAKYYEENDQLDKAVLLYHKAGLLHKALDIAFKTKQYSALQLIIMDVNADSDPALIEKCADYFVQNDQIEKAVDLLATGRKYLEALELIQKHNILLSEDLAEKMTLDKVDDVDHEKIRISILERIGEIAFEQGNYHLATKKFTQAGNKLRAMKALLKSGDTEKICFFAQVSRQREIYIMAGNYLQSLDWQNQPEVLKNIINFYSKGKAMDLLANFYVACAQVEVDEFQNYEKALDALNQASRCLAKVSTPRDHDIHKRAVDLVNNRIATVKRYLDIKKLFDRGETSSAMQQVRQLLESQGANLEQSVRRGDLFATITQHYINIGDTDKARASIEELKRLVPGINLTYYYNMGVLEALGYKMKIQRQESSDKEDDIEELLGE, from the exons atgtcGCTCTACTTCGATACGCGCGTACAAAATCCGGAAACAGCTTCTATCAGTACTCACGCAATTTGGCATACAAATTATCCACTACTGGCTGTCGCAGCGTATTCTCAGGATAAGGGTGGTTTCGTGACAATTTATGACGATCAGGGAGAACCTACTCAGGATGTAGAATCACCTAGACATTCAGTAGCTCAAGTGACTGGCCTTGGATGGCATCCAGAAAAGCGATGGCTTGCAGCAGGATGGGAAAGCGGAGAATTGCGG ATATGGCCAGGTGATACTGGTAGCACAGAATTTAATTTGGTAGTCACACCACATCATGATCCTATTATAATTCTGCAATGGAGTCAACATGGGGGAAGATTGGTGTCAGCAGATTCAGCTGGATCCATAGTTGGTTGGAAAATTGACTCAAGAGGTCAATTGTTAATGATGTTTCACCATGAACTGAAGGATTCTTTTACACAAATAGTATTCAAAACTATTCCACCAAAATCAATGATAGATATAAG TGGTCTAGCAAAAGCTGCAGTTGCGGGAGATGAAAGAGCATTAGATATGTTCAGCTCTTGGCGTCCCAGGACAGCTGCACCCACAACAGTTGTAACGCAAAGAGAAAACCATGCCTTTTATATTGGAACCACTAGCGGTTTGATATACTTTGTTGATAACCAAGGACAGTGCACAGAAATCCTGAACACGAATGGTGCTGCATTACAGTTCCTATTGCACCATCCAACTAGAGATTCTCTAGTTGTTATGACAGAAGGTTTAAATATAGCACATTTTCAGACAGATCCTATTACTGGCCGACTGACTGAATTAACAAAA GTGAGACTTAGCAGTAGATACGACATATTGAGAACTGGTCCAGCAATGTGTTGGGCTGGAGCAAATACTTTAGCGATTCTTACAGGAGAATTGGGTGTTCGCTGTTGGGATCTTCACACTAGTGATAGTTACGTATTATCTCCGCCAGATTCATCCACTGGGAACATGGCTACACCACAGGAAATCTGCACAAGCATAgctttttgtaaaaataacg GTACTTTGGCTGCTGGAACAAACCTGGGAACGATTTATTTATGGAGACGTAAAATTGAAACGGACTGCGATGAAAACGGTTGGCCCAATGTCCCAGAATCTTGTAGCATACATGGAACAGTAAAACAGCTTACATGGGGTGCTTTTTTCTTAAGGAGTCCACTTCTTGCCGTAAATTGTATTACTaacgtttttatattatatcaacAACCAATGTGCGCTACATATAACGATGGTGTTTGTGCTAGTCAACTCAGTCCCTGTCAAATATTAATAGAATTCAATGAGCAGAATTACACTTTGAAAACTGATATTCAAGTGCAACTTGTTGCTGTTAATAAAGAATACATCGCTGTTTCTTCTGGTAGACTGATTGTGGTCTATAGAATTCACGATGATTCATCTTTGTATACTACCGCAATCGCCAATTTCAGCTGTGACACTGAGAAATTATTGATTTATGATCACACTTTGATCGTTTTAACTCCTGCAGTCATACAGTTACGGTCAATGGAGGGTAATGTCATTCAAACGCTACCCACGTTATCAGAAGAGGGCGAACCAATTACTATGGATCTCACTGGACAATATTTAACAGTCGCATCTCTAAATGGTATCTTAAAAATTTGGGATTTAAGTAAACGAGAAGCGAAGCTGCATACCAGAGCAATGGCAACTTACGAAGCGATCAGTGATTTTGCTGAGATCATCGAGGCACGGTGCAACGCTGATTGCCGTTGCGTGTCTATCACTGTTGCAATGGCTAACTTGATGCCCAGTTCTATTTTGTACGTCTGGGATATAGAAAGTGATCAGATACATGAGTTCGACTTTGCCGAGTCTAACGATATAGATGAAGACGATAGTGCTTTATCTGTAAAATGTAGAGGAAGACTGGTTACTGCTCATTGTTGGGATGCAGAAGATCCTAGATTATTAGTATGTCGAGCTCAAAAATTGGAGACACGCGACTCCAAGTACTCCTCAAAACAAGACAATGAAGACGATTACGACGTTTCAAAGGCTACTGTGGTTTTGGTATCAATGTTTGCTACATCGGATCATGGAATTGTCGTTCAGGATATTAAACCTATTAAAGATGAAAATTGTAGAGTTCTAGGTGTTCATTCTCcacatattattattttaaattctgaGAAAACAGCAGAGAAGACCAGTAAAGTAACGAAAATGCTCATGAGAGATTTTGAGGAACTAGGTTTATGTGATCCTGTTACAAAGAAAGCTGTATTAGATTTCAGTTTTCATATCAGCGTTGCTAATATGGAGGAGGCTTTCAAGTCGATTAAATCCATTAAAAATGAAGGTATTTGGAAAAGTTTAGCAAGAATGTGCGTGAAAACAAAGCAATTGAACATGGCGCTTTTGTGTTTGGGTCACATGAAACAAGCCAGAGCAGCCAGGGCTCTTAGAGAAGCTATGCAAGATGATAATTTAAACTTGGAAGCCAAAGTAGGTACATTAGCGGTGGAATTAGGATTATATAATGATGCTGAACGACTTTTTCGCGAGGCGAAAAGATTGGATCTATTAGGCAAGCTTTTCGAAGCgcgtaataaatttaaagaagCTATAGAGTTAGCAAAGAATGAGAATAAAATTTGCGAAAAAACTAGTTATTACAACTATGCAAAGGCTCTCGAGCAAGAAGGTAAAATAGTGGAAGCTATAGAGATGTACACTAAAGCAGAATGCCACCGATTTGAAGTACCAAGGATGTTGCTTGTGAGACCCAGAGAACTATTAACATATCTTAATAATTCTGAGGAGCCAGAAATAAAGAATTGGCATGCACAGTATATAGAATCAACCGGAGACATGGAAGGAGCATTGAAATTGTATGAACAAGCTAAAAATACTCTAGCAATGACCAGATTACTCTGTTATTTTGGTAGAGAAGACGAAGTTAGTGAATTGGTATCGCGAACTAATCATGCTGCCTCCGCGTATCATTTAGCTGCGCACTATGAATCAAAAAATAATGTGGCTCAAGCTATTCATTTCTATACCATTGCTAAAGCCTACACAAATGCAATTCGACTGTGCAAAGAACACGATATGTTTGAAGAATTATGGCCCTTGGCTGTATTagctccaaggcaatcgcagaTAGATGTTGCCAAGTACTATGAAGAAAACGATCAGTTGGATAAAGCAGTTTTGTTATATCACAAAGCTGGTTTATTGCACAAGGCGCTGGACATTGCTTTTAAGACGAAACAATATAGTGCTTTGCAATTGATTATTATGGATGTCAATGCGGATTCTGATCCTGCTTTGATAGAAAAATGCGCTGATTATTTTGTTCAAAATGATCAGATTGAAAAAGCAGTAGATCTACTTGCAACTGGAAGAAAATACTTAGAAGCTTTGGAATTGATACaaaaacataatattttactGAGTGAAGATTTAGCCGAGAAGATGACATTAGATAAAGTTGACGACGTAGATCATGAAAAAATACGAATCTCTATATTAGAAAGGATAGGTGAAATAGCTTTTGAGCAAGGGAACTATCATTTAGCAACCAAAAAGTTCACTCAAGCTGGTAATAAACTGAGAGCCATGAAAGCTTTGCTAAAATCTGGTGATAcagaaaaaatttgtttctttgcTCAAGTTTCCAGACAAAGAGAGATCTATATCATGGCTGGGAATTATTTGCAATCATTAGATTGGCAAAATCAACCCGAAGTATTGAAGAATATAATTAACTTTTACTCCAAGGGGAAAGCAATGGATCTATTGGCCAATTTCTATGTTGCTTGTGCGCAAGTAGAAGTTGATGAATTccaaaattatgaaaaagcTCTTGATGCTCTGAATCAAGCAAGTAGATGCTTAGCAAAAGTATCTACCCCAAGAGACCATGATATCCACAAAAGAGCAGTGGATTTGGTGAATAATAGAATAGCAACGGTTAAGCGTTACCTcgatattaaaaa GTTGTTTGATAGAGGAGAAACTAGTTCAGCAATGCAACAGGTGCGTCAGTTACTTGAGTCTCAAGGAGCAAATTTGGAACAATCAGTTCGCCGTGGTGACTTATTTGCAACGATTACTCAGCATTATATCAACATTGGTGATACTGATAAAGCACGCGCTAGTATAGAGGAATTGAAACGTTTAGTACCTGGAATTAATCTCACTTATTATTACAATATGGGTGTATTGGAAGCGCTTGGTTATAAGATGAAAATACAACGACAAGAAAGTTCTGATAAAGAGGATGATATCGAGGAACTGCTAGGAGAATAG